A window of Carassius gibelio isolate Cgi1373 ecotype wild population from Czech Republic chromosome A3, carGib1.2-hapl.c, whole genome shotgun sequence genomic DNA:
GGATCATTCATAGCATCTACAAAAGTGCGGTTCACTCGAAGTGAACTAGTGAAGGTTTTAGCTGGAAATAAACACAGAATGTGAGGCGGGGGTGTTAAAGTGATTGTCTTTTTAGATTTTTTCCTACAAAGATTCTTCCCGATAATTACTataatcatataattatatactaattaaatatagaaGGATTTTTGTAATGTCCCATGGCCCAGTGTAAGAAAAAGTATAAGTGGGCAGAGGCTTGGCATCAGATACTTACTTTCAACACAGGCgttatttaaaggaatagatcCTGTCACGCACTGACAGGTGGAGTTCACACAGACACTCAGCGGTGGGCAGGGCACCGCAGGACAGGTAgctgaaagaagaaaaacaatagATGTCATGTCACTTATTAAATGCAGTTGTGAACTCTGAATTACTCAATTCAGCAATGCACAATCATGCAACtcattcattcaaacacacctggTGTGGTTGTAGTGTTAGTTGGGTTAGTGGTAGAGACAGTGGGTCCAGTTGTTGAGTTGGTTATGGGTGTAGTAGCATTTCCTGGTGTAGACTGAGGTGGTCGGGTAGCATTCTCTGTTGTAGTGTTTCCTGGTGTAGTTATGGATGGTGTGGTAGCATTTACTGTTGCATTGTTCCCTGGTGTAGTTTGAGGTTGTGAAGTAGCATTTACTGGAGTAGTGATGGATGGTGTGGAAACATTTACAGTTGCATTGTTCCCTGGTGTAGTAGGGGGTGGTGTAGTAGCATTTACTGGAGTAGTGATGGGTGGTGTACTAGCATTTGCTGTTGTAGACATGGGTGGTGTGGTGGCATTCACTGTTGCATTGTTCCCTGATGTAGTTAGGGGTAGCAAGGTAGACTTTACTGGAGTAGTGATGGGTGGTGTAGTGGCATTTACTGTTGTTGTTTCATTATTCCCTGGTGTAGTCATGGGTGGTGTGGTAGCATTAACTGTTGTGCTATTAACTGATGTAGTTAGAAGTGGTGTAGTAACATTTACAGGTGTGGTCATAGGTGGTATGGTTGTGTTTACTGTTGCATTGTTTCCTGGTGTAGTTGAAGGTGGTGTTGTAGCATTTACTGTTGTAGGAATGGGTGGTGTGGTACCATTTACTGTTGCATTGTTCCCTGGTGTAGTCATAGGTGGTATGGTTGCGTTTACTGTTGCATTGTTTCCTGGTGTAGTTAAAGGTGGCGCAGTAGCATTTACTTGTGTGGTCATGGGTGGTGTGGTAGCATTTACTGTTGCATTGTTCCCTGGTGTAGTCATAGGTGGTATGGTTGCGTTTACTGTTGCATTGTTTCCTGGTGTAGTTAAAGGGGGCGCAGTAGCATTTACTCGTGTGGTCATGGGTGGTGTGGTAGCATTTACTGTTGCATTGGTCCCTGGTGTAGTCATGGGTGGTTTAGTAGCATTTACTGTTGTATTATTCTCTGGTGTAGTCATGGGTGGTGTAGTAGCATTTACTGTTGTATTATTCTCTGATGTAGTCATGGGTGGGGTAGTAACATTTACTGTTGCATTATTGCCAGGTGTAGTTATTGGTGGAGTGGTATTGCTTACTGTTGCATTATTCTCTGGTGTAGTAATGGGTGGTGTGGTACCATTTACTGTTGCATTATTCCCTTGTGTAGTTAAATGTGGTGCAGTCGCATTAACAGGTGAGGTCATGGGTTGTGTGGTAGCATTTACTGTTGCATCGTTTCCTGTTGTAGTCATGGGTGGTGTGGTAGCGTTTACTGTTGCATTATTCTCTAATGTAGTTAAAGGTGGTTTAGTAGCATTTACTGGTGTAGTCATGGGTGTTGTGGTAACGTTTACTGTTGCATTATTCTCTAGTGTAGTTATGGGTGGTGTAGTACCATTTACTGTTGAGCTATTACCTGGTGTAATTGAAGGTGGTATAGTAGCATTTACTGGTGTAGTCATGGGTGGTGTAGTAACATTTACTGTTGCATTATTCTCTGGTGTAATAGCATTTAGTGGGGTAGTCATGGGTGTTGTGGTAACGTTTACTGTTGCATTATTCTCTGGTGTAGTTATGGGTGGCGTGGTACCATTTACTGTTGCATTATTCCCTTGTGTAGTTAAAGGTGGTATACTAGCATTTACTGGTGTAGTCATGGGTGGTGTGGTTACATTTACTGTTGCATTATCCCCAGGTGTAGTTATTGGTGGAGTGTTATTGCTTACTGTTACATTATTCTCTGGTGTAATTAAAGGTGGTATAGTAGCATTTACTGGTGTAGTCATGGGTGGTGTGGTAACATTTACTGTTGCATTATTCCCAGGTGTAGTTATTGGTGGAGTGGTATTGCTTACTGTTACATTATTCTCTGGTGTAGTAATGGGTGGTGTGGTGCCATTTACTGTTGCATTATTCCCTTGTGTAGTTAAAGGTGGTGCAGTAGCATTTACTGGTGACGTCATGGGTTGTGTGGTAGCATTTACTGTTGCATTTTTCCCTGGTGTAGTCACGGGTGGTGTAGTAGCATTTACTGTTGCATTATTCTCTGGTGTAGTAAAAGGTTGTATAGTAGCATTTACTGGTGTAGTCATGGGTGTTGTGGTAACGTTTACTGTTGAATTATTCTCGAGTGTAGTTATGGGTGGTGTGGTACCATTTACTGTTGCATTATTCCCAGGTGTAGTTAAAGGTGGAATACTAGCATTTACTGGTGTTGTCATGAGTGGTGTGGTAACATTTACTGTTGCATTATTCCCAGGTGTAGTTATTGGTGGAGTGGTATTGCTCACTGTTGCATTATTCACTGGTGTAGTAATGGGTGGTGTGGTACCATTTACTGTTGCATTATTCCCTTGTGTAGTTAAAGGTGGTGCAGTAGCATTTACTGGTGATGTCATGGGTTGTGTGGTAGCATTTACTGTTGCATTATTGTCTGGTGTAGTAAAAGGTTGTATAGTAGCATTTACTGGCGTATTCATGGGTGTTGTGGTAATGTTTACTGTTGCATTATTCTCAAGTGTAGTTATGGGTGGTGTGGTACCATTTACTGTTGCATTATTCCCTGGTGTAGTTAAAGGTAGAATACTAGCATTTACTGGTGTAGTCATGGGTGGTGTGGTAACATTTACTGTTGCATTATTCCCAGGTGTAGTTA
This region includes:
- the LOC127956759 gene encoding mucin-2-like, whose translation is MTTTGNNATVDSTTPPITTPMNATRPPLTTPRNNATVNATTPPITTEENNVTVNTTTPPMTTPGNNATVNITTPSITAPVNATTPSITTPGNNATVSITIAPITTPGNNATVNVTTPHMTTPVNATISPLTTPWNNATVNGTTPPMTTPINATIPPLTTPGNNATVNDTTPPITTPENNATVNVTTTPMTTPVNATIQPFTTPENNATVNATTQPMTSPVNATGPPLTTQGNNATVNGTTPPITTPENNVTVSNTTPPITTPGNNATVNVTTPPMTTPVNASILPLTTPGNNATVNGTTPPITTLENNATVNITTTPMNTPVNATIQPFTTPDNNATVNATTQPMTSPVNATAPPLTTQGNNATVNGTTPPITTPVNNATVSNTTPPITTPGNNATVNVTTPLMTTPVNASIPPLTTPGNNATVNGTTPPITTLENNSTVNVTTTPMTTPVNATIQPFTTPENNATVNATTPPVTTPGKNATVNATTQPMTSPVNATAPPLTTQGNNATVNGTTPPITTPENNVTVSNTTPPITTPGNNATVNVTTPPMTTPVNATIPPLITPENNVTVSNNTPPITTPGDNATVNVTTPPMTTPVNASIPPLTTQGNNATVNGTTPPITTPENNATVNVTTTPMTTPLNAITPENNATVNVTTPPMTTPVNATIPPSITPGNSSTVNGTTPPITTLENNATVNVTTTPMTTPVNATKPPLTTLENNATVNATTPPMTTTGNDATVNATTQPMTSPVNATAPHLTTQGNNATVNGTTPPITTPENNATVSNTTPPITTPGNNATVNVTTPPMTTSENNTTVNATTPPMTTPENNTTVNATKPPMTTPGTNATVNATTPPMTTRVNATAPPLTTPGNNATVNATIPPMTTPGNNATVNATTPPMTTQVNATAPPLTTPGNNATVNATIPPMTTPGNNATVNGTTPPIPTTVNATTPPSTTPGNNATVNTTIPPMTTPVNVTTPLLTTSVNSTTVNATTPPMTTPGNNETTTVNATTPPITTPVKSTLLPLTTSGNNATVNATTPPMSTTANASTPPITTPVNATTPPPTTPGNNATVNVSTPSITTPVNATSQPQTTPGNNATVNATTPSITTPGNTTTENATRPPQSTPGNATTPITNSTTGPTVSTTNPTNTTTTPATCPAVPCPPLSVCVNSTCQCVTGSIPLNNACVETKTFTSSLRVNRTFVDAMNDPKSPEFQETAKEIIAAVNEALHNQPNYINSIVIKLMSGSIVASVNSFFEPNSPVTQESVISAMNTAISDCKVTNCGILANAEYAATDLCAQVPPPCDTNTTTCEAKDGTPVCSCKPGHVSSQYQTRSCRVCPSGYKAQENECVRCPFGYSGFNCDDSSLLALVVVACVLGGILLIVILAVLIYICVTRGKKSSNSNYYSTPYPAEEFQATWPSQNVTHIPRVTLTSNSSTDATGNSLEMAEGPSRKGHSNGLSGSYDLRTDGMRTFKDINPTRYSYLTGQENPYFIQGDEKR